One region of Bradyrhizobium betae genomic DNA includes:
- a CDS encoding LysR family transcriptional regulator: MDVELARTFLEIVRARSFVRAAEQLNVSQTAVSARIRTLEQQLGRPLFVRNKNGAALTSAGEQFLRYAPMFVQLWQRARHQVAVPPGRRAVLTIGGELSLWHPWLIEWLHWMRRSAPDVALRVQVDVPDSLTSQVSAGALDIAVMYAPQHRPGARVELLLEEKLVLVTTKANTEAVELDSYVYVDWGADFAHHHELSFPEDNNPGLFVGLGPLALTYILEAGGSGYFRQRVVAPYIASGKLHLVAGAPSFFYPVYAVCSAQGDDELINRALDGLRSIASADQAGRRSTAIGPSLP; the protein is encoded by the coding sequence ATGGACGTCGAGCTTGCGCGGACCTTTCTGGAAATCGTCAGAGCGCGCAGTTTCGTGCGCGCCGCCGAGCAGCTCAACGTTAGCCAGACGGCCGTCAGTGCCCGCATCCGGACGCTCGAGCAGCAACTCGGTCGTCCGCTCTTCGTCCGCAACAAGAATGGCGCAGCGCTGACGTCAGCCGGCGAGCAGTTTCTGCGTTACGCGCCAATGTTCGTCCAGTTGTGGCAGAGAGCCCGACATCAGGTCGCGGTGCCTCCTGGGCGGCGGGCCGTCCTGACCATCGGCGGTGAGTTGAGCCTGTGGCATCCATGGCTCATCGAATGGCTTCACTGGATGCGTCGTTCCGCGCCCGACGTAGCGCTTCGCGTCCAGGTCGACGTGCCCGACAGTCTGACCAGTCAAGTGTCGGCGGGCGCGTTGGACATCGCGGTGATGTATGCGCCGCAGCATCGGCCGGGTGCGCGTGTTGAATTGCTTCTGGAGGAAAAGCTGGTTCTCGTCACGACTAAGGCGAATACCGAGGCGGTCGAGCTGGACAGCTATGTCTATGTCGACTGGGGCGCCGACTTTGCTCACCATCACGAATTGAGCTTCCCTGAAGATAACAATCCGGGTCTCTTCGTCGGTCTCGGGCCGCTGGCGCTGACCTACATTCTTGAAGCGGGCGGGTCAGGCTACTTTCGACAGCGCGTCGTTGCACCTTACATCGCGAGCGGAAAGTTGCATCTCGTTGCGGGTGCCCCCAGTTTCTTTTATCCGGTCTATGCTGTCTGTTCAGCGCAAGGCGACGATGAACTGATCAACAGGGCCCTCGACGGCTTGCGCAGCATCGCCTCGGCTGACCAGGCGGGTCGCAGATCCACGGCCATTGGCCCATCGCTACCGTGA
- a CDS encoding hexameric tyrosine-coordinated heme protein, which produces MADVWLPSLKTDTPQAGFELAVKLSRMGVKLTQPSDQVRSHLRAAYEQDSSQLINASHVIAVHFQTVAAANNWWR; this is translated from the coding sequence ATGGCCGATGTCTGGCTGCCGTCGCTGAAGACCGACACTCCACAGGCTGGCTTTGAGCTCGCCGTCAAGCTCTCGCGCATGGGCGTGAAGCTCACACAGCCCTCCGATCAGGTAAGGTCGCATTTGCGCGCGGCTTACGAGCAGGATTCCTCGCAGTTGATCAACGCTTCCCATGTCATTGCCGTGCACTTCCAAACGGTTGCCGCCGCAAACAATTGGTGGAGATAG